A genome region from Marinifilum sp. JC120 includes the following:
- a CDS encoding aminopeptidase P family protein, with protein MMEILDFGFTTAEFETRTARMQKLMREKELDAVFLTTEPNIRYYTGYYTQFWESPTRPWFLVIPLEGKPIAVIPGIGASGMRATWIEDIRTWSSPNPEDDGITLVSDVLNSLPSRFGRVGATLGLQSYLRMPTADYLTITEKVSKEFVDIAEDMHYLRSIKSPAEVEKIRRACAITNHGFDMIPSHAKVGQTEREICTQMRINMLQEGAEFVKYLISGSGPDGYDSIIMGPTSRVIEEGDVLIIDVGAIYDGYFSDFDRNFAFGHCSDETKRAYDCVYKSTDAGFAAARPGATTTDVYNAMWSIMEAGGALGNEVGRLGHGLGTQLTEWPSNTATDNTVLEPGMVITLEPGMTYAKGKDMVHEENIVITEDGAEWLTRRASEHIIVID; from the coding sequence ATGATGGAAATTCTCGATTTTGGTTTTACTACTGCTGAATTTGAAACAAGAACAGCACGCATGCAGAAACTCATGCGCGAAAAAGAACTCGACGCTGTTTTCCTGACCACCGAACCGAACATCCGCTACTACACCGGGTACTACACCCAGTTCTGGGAAAGTCCGACCCGTCCCTGGTTTCTGGTCATTCCCCTTGAAGGTAAACCTATTGCCGTAATTCCCGGCATCGGCGCCAGCGGCATGCGGGCCACATGGATTGAAGACATCCGCACCTGGTCATCTCCCAACCCCGAAGATGACGGGATCACCCTTGTATCCGATGTTCTCAATTCCCTGCCCAGCCGTTTCGGCCGCGTTGGTGCGACCCTCGGTTTGCAGTCCTACCTGCGCATGCCCACCGCCGATTACCTGACCATCACCGAAAAGGTCAGTAAGGAATTCGTCGATATTGCTGAAGATATGCACTACCTGCGCAGCATCAAATCCCCTGCTGAAGTTGAAAAGATCCGCCGCGCCTGCGCCATCACCAACCACGGCTTTGACATGATCCCCTCTCACGCCAAAGTAGGCCAGACCGAACGCGAAATCTGCACTCAGATGCGCATCAACATGCTTCAGGAAGGTGCTGAATTCGTTAAATACCTCATCTCCGGTTCCGGTCCCGACGGTTACGATTCCATCATCATGGGCCCCACTTCCCGCGTCATTGAAGAAGGCGACGTACTGATCATTGATGTAGGCGCCATTTACGACGGCTACTTCTCTGACTTTGACCGTAACTTCGCATTCGGACATTGCAGCGATGAAACCAAGCGTGCTTACGACTGCGTTTACAAATCAACCGACGCAGGTTTCGCAGCAGCACGCCCCGGCGCTACCACCACAGACGTATACAATGCCATGTGGTCAATTATGGAAGCAGGCGGAGCACTCGGCAACGAAGTAGGACGTCTCGGACACGGTCTGGGAACCCAGCTTACCGAATGGCCTTCCAACACCGCAACCGACAACACTGTCCTCGAACCGGGCATGGTTATCACTCTTGAGCCGGGCATGACCTATGCCAAGGGTAAAGATATGGTTCACGAAGAAAACATCGTGATCACCGAAGACGGCGCAGAATGGCTGACCCGCCGCGCCAGCGAACACATTATCGTCATTGATTAG
- a CDS encoding BCCT family transporter, whose amino-acid sequence MLFTSTMTFIVMVVLAGLLFPGKLYDVGIGTMNYLTETFGWIYMAGSFLYVLVMFYFAFSKYGNIRFGDDDSKPEFSTFSWMGMLFSAGMGTVMLYWGVAEPVYHYINPLVTTGIDPMTPAAAEFAMKQSFIHQGIQAWSAFSVVGLILGYLMYRKKESGLISNILLPWGRDKANGNLGKIVNLICVFGAIAGISTSLGQTGLSLSVSFSYLLGTPDSTMTKLLVVGTITGITVLCTTTGLEKGIKVLSDYNAYLLMGLILLVGLVGPTTTMLNVYFDSLGNYMNDFFRDGLMLPTFAPEEETSWITGWPIYYYAWAIAWAPFVGPFIARVSKGRTVREFILGSMILPCLGIFLWVAFFGTIGIQAPVEALKAAAASSKAATFIVLEGFPLGTLISWGVVLALFTCFITSLNSSTFTLSSMSQDGAANPSNKMKTIWTIAQAAMALTLMLGSKTGIELLQSISLIFALPLMFVLFLCMISTIKMFREEFQN is encoded by the coding sequence ATGCTGTTCACCAGCACCATGACCTTCATCGTCATGGTAGTTCTTGCAGGACTGCTCTTCCCGGGCAAATTGTACGATGTAGGTATCGGAACAATGAACTATCTGACCGAAACATTCGGTTGGATCTACATGGCAGGATCTTTCCTCTATGTACTGGTCATGTTCTACTTTGCCTTCAGTAAATACGGCAACATTCGCTTTGGTGATGATGACTCAAAACCCGAGTTCAGCACCTTCTCTTGGATGGGAATGCTCTTCTCCGCCGGTATGGGTACTGTAATGCTCTACTGGGGGGTAGCAGAGCCTGTCTATCATTACATCAACCCGCTGGTAACCACCGGAATCGATCCGATGACCCCGGCCGCAGCTGAATTCGCCATGAAGCAAAGCTTCATCCATCAGGGTATTCAGGCATGGTCCGCCTTCTCCGTAGTAGGTCTGATCCTCGGCTACCTGATGTATCGTAAAAAAGAGAGCGGCTTGATCTCCAATATCCTGCTCCCTTGGGGCCGCGACAAAGCCAACGGTAACCTTGGTAAAATCGTCAACCTGATCTGTGTATTCGGTGCCATCGCAGGTATCTCCACATCTTTGGGCCAGACCGGACTTTCCCTGAGTGTAAGCTTCTCTTACCTGCTGGGAACCCCGGACTCCACCATGACCAAACTCCTTGTAGTAGGAACCATTACCGGAATCACTGTGCTCTGCACCACAACCGGTCTTGAAAAAGGTATCAAAGTCCTTTCCGACTACAACGCATATCTGCTCATGGGTCTTATTCTGCTGGTAGGTCTTGTCGGACCGACCACCACCATGCTCAACGTATACTTCGATTCCCTCGGTAACTACATGAACGACTTCTTCCGCGACGGCCTCATGCTACCTACTTTCGCACCAGAAGAAGAAACTTCATGGATCACCGGCTGGCCGATCTACTACTACGCATGGGCTATCGCATGGGCACCCTTTGTAGGCCCCTTCATCGCCCGCGTATCCAAAGGCCGCACTGTACGTGAATTCATCCTCGGTTCCATGATCCTGCCCTGCCTCGGAATCTTCCTCTGGGTAGCATTCTTCGGAACCATCGGTATTCAGGCTCCTGTTGAGGCCCTCAAGGCAGCAGCAGCTTCCTCCAAGGCAGCAACATTCATCGTCCTTGAAGGTTTCCCCTTGGGAACACTTATCTCATGGGGTGTTGTACTGGCACTGTTCACCTGCTTTATCACTTCCCTGAACAGCTCCACCTTCACCTTAAGCTCCATGAGTCAGGACGGCGCAGCCAACCCCAGCAACAAAATGAAAACCATCTGGACCATCGCTCAGGCAGCCATGGCACTTACTCTCATGCTCGGTAGTAAGACCGGTATTGAACTCCTCCAGAGTATCAGTCTGATCTTCGCCCTGCCGCTCATGTTCGTGCTCTTCCTGTGCATGATCAGCACCATCAAGATGTTCCGCGAAGAATTCCAGAACTAG
- a CDS encoding YgeY family selenium metabolism-linked hydrolase has translation MFDKIVARTRHYEQEIYDFASELIRIESLSGQEGCVAKAVAAKMEQLGFDKVETDEMGNVCGSLGNGPAIICVDGHMDVVGTGEEKLWSRPSLSGEQDDKNIYGRGATDMKSAISSMVYAGKVLKDLELTADLTYMVCASVQEEPCEGLAWEYMIEDLGLRPDFVILAEPSDDKVSLAQKGRMELKVSVSGKTAHASTPHMGDNAIYKMARIIADLESLNSNMEIEDSELGKGCLVVSEVNSHAPSRCSVADYCEISIDRRLTWGESAQYAINQIKNLPSVAESGAEVEAYLFEEPSYTGKSCSKECIFPAWKLQKEHVVTNATQEAFKGLFNKEATLTTWPFSTNGVAIMGKNDIPVIGYGPGTLDACHVPNEYVSKKQVLDAAMMYAAIPVIYTNNK, from the coding sequence ATGTTTGATAAAATTGTTGCACGCACCCGACATTACGAACAGGAAATTTACGATTTTGCCAGTGAGCTGATTCGCATTGAAAGCCTCTCCGGTCAGGAAGGCTGTGTAGCCAAAGCTGTTGCCGCCAAAATGGAACAGCTTGGATTCGACAAAGTTGAAACAGACGAAATGGGCAATGTTTGCGGATCACTGGGCAACGGCCCGGCCATTATCTGTGTTGACGGGCACATGGATGTTGTCGGTACCGGCGAAGAAAAATTATGGTCCCGTCCCTCCCTTTCCGGTGAGCAGGACGATAAAAACATATACGGACGCGGCGCAACAGACATGAAATCCGCCATTTCTTCCATGGTCTATGCGGGCAAAGTCCTCAAGGATCTTGAGCTGACCGCTGACCTGACCTACATGGTCTGCGCCAGTGTGCAGGAAGAACCCTGCGAAGGTCTGGCTTGGGAATACATGATCGAAGATCTCGGCCTACGTCCCGACTTTGTCATCCTTGCTGAACCCAGTGATGACAAAGTTTCACTGGCCCAGAAAGGCCGCATGGAGCTGAAAGTTTCCGTTTCCGGCAAGACCGCCCACGCGTCCACCCCCCACATGGGCGACAACGCCATCTATAAAATGGCCCGCATCATTGCCGATCTGGAATCATTGAACTCAAACATGGAAATCGAAGACAGCGAACTTGGCAAAGGATGCCTTGTTGTGTCCGAAGTGAATTCCCATGCACCTTCCAGATGCTCGGTTGCGGATTATTGCGAAATATCCATCGACAGAAGACTCACTTGGGGAGAATCCGCCCAGTACGCAATCAACCAGATCAAAAATCTGCCCAGTGTTGCTGAGTCCGGGGCTGAAGTGGAAGCTTATCTCTTTGAAGAACCTTCCTACACCGGAAAATCCTGTTCCAAAGAATGCATCTTCCCGGCATGGAAACTACAAAAAGAACATGTTGTGACCAATGCGACGCAAGAAGCATTCAAAGGTCTATTTAATAAAGAAGCCACCCTGACCACCTGGCCCTTTTCCACCAACGGCGTGGCTATCATGGGCAAAAACGATATACCGGTCATCGGCTACGGGCCGGGCACCCTTGATGCCTGCCATGTCCCCAACGAATATGTAAGTAAAAAACAGGTTCTTGATGCGGCTATGATGTACGCGGCAATTCCTGTAATATATACTAACAATAAATAG
- a CDS encoding RidA family protein, producing MKTQINTTNAPGAVGPYSQAIKAGNTLYVSGQLPINPETGKMCEGSIEDCTRQALENLKAIVTEAGASLDNVVKTTVFMADLADFVPANGVYAEYFAEPFPARSAFQVAALPLGGRIEIEAIVVLD from the coding sequence ATGAAAACACAGATTAACACCACAAATGCTCCCGGAGCAGTAGGCCCCTACTCCCAGGCAATCAAAGCCGGCAACACCCTTTATGTTTCCGGTCAGCTGCCCATCAACCCCGAAACTGGCAAGATGTGCGAAGGTTCCATTGAAGACTGCACTCGTCAGGCTCTTGAAAACCTCAAAGCAATCGTCACCGAAGCAGGCGCATCCCTCGATAACGTTGTGAAAACAACCGTATTCATGGCTGACCTCGCTGACTTCGTACCTGCGAACGGCGTATACGCTGAATATTTTGCCGAGCCTTTCCCCGCACGCAGCGCATTTCAGGTTGCCGCTCTGCCCCTTGGCGGCCGCATTGAAATCGAAGCAATAGTTGTTCTGGATTAA
- a CDS encoding PaaI family thioesterase — protein MNINTHENIDQSLCGEPVSVAEGSSEVRLTCTRNMAADASGLVHGGFIFGMADYAAMLTVNHPNVVLAGAESRFLKPSQVGDVLVAKAHEQEKDGRKHIIKVDVSCNGEVVFSGTFTCFVTKEHVLAGA, from the coding sequence ATGAATATCAATACTCATGAAAATATAGATCAATCCCTTTGTGGTGAGCCTGTTTCTGTTGCTGAAGGTAGCAGTGAAGTTCGTCTCACATGCACCCGGAATATGGCAGCCGATGCCAGTGGTCTGGTTCATGGCGGTTTTATTTTCGGTATGGCCGATTACGCGGCAATGCTAACCGTCAATCATCCTAATGTTGTTCTGGCGGGCGCGGAAAGCCGCTTTTTGAAGCCTTCGCAGGTTGGTGATGTTTTGGTCGCCAAAGCCCATGAGCAGGAGAAAGATGGACGCAAGCATATCATCAAGGTGGATGTGTCCTGTAACGGAGAAGTTGTTTTCAGTGGGACTTTTACCTGTTTCGTCACCAAAGAACACGTTTTGGCGGGCGCATAG